The DNA segment ACAGCTAAAGTAATGCTCTGCTAATATGCGCATAATATCCACATCCATGCGAACGGGGCTGTACGCACTTTAACGGTCTCATTTACGCCTCTTGTGTTATCTTAAGGATTAAGACACATGCTTAGATTCGACGAACGTATGCAGTGCCTGGTGGAGGACGACTACGCCTTCGAGCTCCAGGACGTAAGTGGGCCAAATCTCTATAGAGAGATGTTCTCCTACGGACACGTCCCAAAGATACCCTTCAACTACCGGCTAAACCCCATGGAGCCGCCGGAAGAGATATGGATAACGGATACTACCTTCCGCGACGGCCAGCAGTCACGCCCCCCCTTCACGGTAAAACAGATAGTGGACCTCTACGACATGCTGCACCAGCTGGGAGGGGACGGGGGTCTGATAAGGCAATGCGAGTTCTTCCTCTACACCGATAAGGACAAAGAAGCGGTAACAAAATGCCTTGAGAAGGGTTACAGATACCCGGAGGTCACCGGCTGGATAAGGGCAAACAAACAAGACTTTAAGTTGGTAAAAGATATGGGTCTGAAGGAGACGGGCATACTGACCTCCGCCTCGGACTATCATATATTCTTGAAGCTGGGCAAGAGCCGGAGGCAGGCCCTGGATGATTACCTGGACATTGTTCGTGCCGCCGTAGAGGAAGGCATAATCCCCCGCTGCCACTTCGAGGACATCACAAGGGCCGATTTCTACGGCTTTGTAGCGCCATTTGCAAAGGAGCTTATGAAGCTCTCCGTGGAGAGTAATATCCCCATCAAGATCAGGGCCTGCGACACTATGGGTTACGGGGTAGGCCACCCTGGGGCAATGCTCCCAAGGAGCGTGCCCGGTATTATATATGGTTTAAACCACTTTGCGAAGGTGCCCTCCGGGCGCCTGGAGTGGCACGGCCACAACGACTTCCATCGTGCGGTATCCAACGCCACCGACGCCTGGCTGTACGGATGCAGCAGCGCCAACGGCACACTCCTGGGAATCGGGGAACGCACAGGCAACACGCCGATTGAGGCATTGGTGATTGAATACATGATGCTAAGAGGCAATGATGCCATTGACACCACCATAATCACCGACATAGCAGACTATTTCCGCAAGGAATTAGGGCATGTGATACCGCCCAACCAGCCCCTTATAGGCGATAACTTTAACGTGACCCTGGCAGGGATACACGCCGACGGGCTCCTGAAAAACGAAGAGATATATAACATCTTTGACACACGAAAACTCCTCAAGAGACCACCCGGTGTGGCTGTCAACGACAAGTCTGGTACAGCCGGCGTCTTGCACTGGATAAAGACAAACCTCAAACCCGAAAACAGTAAATTGACGAAGACCCATCCCGGAATAATAAAAATACACGAATGGATAACGGCGCAATACGTCAAGGGACGGGTTACGACATTGTCTAACCAAGAAATGCTTGACCAGGCAAAAAAGCACCTGCCGGAACTCTTCCAAAAATAAGCAAAAGCAGGCCAGCCTTGAAGCTGCATGAATACCAGGCAAAAGACCTACTGAGGAACTATGTAACCAATGTGTCCACGGGAAAAGTAGCTTTCTCTGCCGAGGAGGCGGAAAAGGCCTTTCGCGAGCTGAAATCCACCCGGGCCGTACTAAAGGCACAAATCCTGGCAGGCGGCAGAGGCAGGGCAGGCGGCATCAAAAAGGTAAACACTCCGGAGGAAGCCCGAACCTCCGCAGAG comes from the Candidatus Bathyanammoxibius amoris genome and includes:
- a CDS encoding 2-isopropylmalate synthase, coding for MLRFDERMQCLVEDDYAFELQDVSGPNLYREMFSYGHVPKIPFNYRLNPMEPPEEIWITDTTFRDGQQSRPPFTVKQIVDLYDMLHQLGGDGGLIRQCEFFLYTDKDKEAVTKCLEKGYRYPEVTGWIRANKQDFKLVKDMGLKETGILTSASDYHIFLKLGKSRRQALDDYLDIVRAAVEEGIIPRCHFEDITRADFYGFVAPFAKELMKLSVESNIPIKIRACDTMGYGVGHPGAMLPRSVPGIIYGLNHFAKVPSGRLEWHGHNDFHRAVSNATDAWLYGCSSANGTLLGIGERTGNTPIEALVIEYMMLRGNDAIDTTIITDIADYFRKELGHVIPPNQPLIGDNFNVTLAGIHADGLLKNEEIYNIFDTRKLLKRPPGVAVNDKSGTAGVLHWIKTNLKPENSKLTKTHPGIIKIHEWITAQYVKGRVTTLSNQEMLDQAKKHLPELFQK